GTCGAACCGGCAGAGGCGTTACGTTATGAGTGAAGTAGAAATGACGACCAGCAAGCCTTTGGTAATCGACTGCCGCCAGGTTACCCGAACCTACGACCAGGGCCCCGAGACACTGACGATTTTCTCCGACATTTCCCTGGAAGTGTCGGCAGGCGAAACCGTTGCCATCGTGGGCAGCAGTGGTGCTGGCAAAACCACGTTGCTGAACCTGCTTGGCGGCCTGGACCGGCCGTCATCCGGCCAGATTCATATCTGTGGTGAGGATATTCACCGGTTGTCGGAAGCCGGCCGGGCACGTTTCCGCAATGGCCACCTTGGCTTTGTCTACCAGTTCCATCACCTGTTGCCGGAGTTCACAGCGCTGGAAAACGTGATGATGCCCTGCGCACTGGGCGGTCAGTCGCTGGCTGTGGCCAGGCAGAAAGCCGAAAAATTGCTGGACCGGGTTGGCCTGGGCAAGCGATTGAAGCATAAGCCTTCCGAGCTGTCTGGCGGTGAGCGCCAGCGGGTGGCCATTGCCCGGGCGCTGGTCAACGAGCCCCAATGTGTGTTGATGGACGAGCCAACCGGTAACCTGGACGAGCATACCGGCGAGGGTATCAGGGCTCTGATTGAGGATTTGCGAGAGCAGTCTGGCATTGCCTTTGTTATGGTCACCCACGATATGCGAATGGCGCGGAGCCTCGGCCGGGTGTTGCGACTGGAGCAAGGGCGGTTGGTTCAGGAAGCCTGATTACGGGCCTTCTTGCGGGCTTTTCTTGAAAAGCGCCGAACCTGCCAGTCGGTGCGGATTTTTCGCCGCCAAAGGTACTGGATGATCAGATAGGCGCTGCAACCCGCAGCAGTCGCCACCACAATTGACCCGACATAGAGCGGCACGCCAATCTCCATCAGGCGGCTGCTCAGCCAGGACCAGGAGAGCTGGAATTCAAAAGCCAGCACGGGGCGGTCCAGAATCCAGGCGCCTACTTTGTAGTTAAAGTAGAAGATGGGCGGCATGGTCAACGGATTGCTGATCCAGACCAGGGCGACGGACAACGGCAGGTTGGCATTGATCCAGATGGCCATGCCTGCTGCCGCCGCCATTTGGAATGGCATCGGGATAAAACTGAGAAAAAGCCCGATCAGGAAGGCGCGAGACACACTGTGCCGGTTGATGTGCCACAGGTTGGGTTCATGAAGGATATCGCCCAGAAAGCGCAATGATTCGATGGATTGCACTTTTTCCGGGGAAGGCAGATACCGTTTCATGAACTTCTTGGGCATAGGAAGTTCGGCCTGTTGCTTCGGAATGGATAACTTCCGGCACCCTGAGCGCGCCGGGCTAATGCACTGGAGGACAAGGATTGTCCGGTCTGTTTCATACTCACCAAACGCCTGAACACAGCGTAGTCGGCGCGCCCGGCATTGTCGCGTTCTCGTGCGGCGTTATCTTACTGTATCAACTAACGCTTTTACCACCGCCCTGGTGGCTGTTTTTGGTCGGGCTGCTGATGGTCAGTGCGTCTCTCCTGATCCGTCAGGGCACCATGCGCCGTCTGGTCAGGCTGTTGGCTCTGCTTGTGCTGGGTCTGGCCTGGGCTGGCTGGCATTCTGAAGCGCGCCTGGCGGAGCGCTTGCCGGCGGATATGGAAGGCAAGCGTCTGGAACTATCAGGGTATGTTTGTGAGCTTCCGCAGGCTGGCAGTTTCAGCAGTTTGCGCTTTAGCGTGTGTGTTGTCAGTTGGCACAGCGAAGGCCAACAGGGCGCCACACCGGTACTTCCCCGCAGAGTGCGTCTCTCCTGGTATGGCCGGAATGATCAGGCGCTGCCCGGCCATCGGCTGAGGCTGGAGGTGGTCCTTAAACGGCCGCACGGCAACCTGAATCCCGAGGGGTTTCGTTATGAGGATTGGCTGTTCAGGAAAGGTTACCGGGCAACCGGAAGCGTTCGGGCGGTTGCCCTGGACCAGGATCTTCATTGTGGCTGGCATTGCCGGTACCACGCCTGGCATCAAACGGTCGCTGAGCAGGTTCATCGGCATTTTTCCGATGCCGGTGAATACCCATTGATTGCCTCGTTACTGATCGGCCACCGCGGTTATCTCACGGATCGGCATTGGCAAACGCTTCGAGCAACGGGCACGATTCACCTGGTGGCGATATCAGGGTTGCACTTGGGACTGGTGGCGGTTGGTGCTGGCCTGGTTGCCCGCCGCTTCACCTTGTCAGTGCCGGCGCACTGGCTGGATGAGCGGCGCAGGCGAATCGCAGGCTTTGCGCTGGTTATCCTGTGTTGCCTGTTCTATGCACTGGTTGCGGGGTTTACCGTACCAACCCGCCGAGCCTTGATCATGGTTCTGGTTGGCGGCTGGTATCTGCTTCTGGCCCGCGAGGCCAGTGTCTGGCGACCATTCTGTTCAGCCTTGTTTCTGGTGCTGTTACTTGACCCGTTCGCGCCGCTGGATCAGGGGTTCTGGTTGTCCTTTGGTGCGGTGGCGGTCTTGCTGGCGGTATTCAGCGGGCGCCTGGCAGGCCCCGGCTGGCTCAAGGGCCTGGTATTGGCACAGTTGGCGGTTTTTGCGGGCTTGTGGCCATTGTTGTCCGGGCTTGGGCAGAGCCAACCGCTGGCCGGTTTGGTGGCAAACCTGGTGGCGATTCCCTGGGTATCGCTGGTTGTGATGCCGGTGCTGTTCGCAGGTGCTTTGTTGGTGCTGGTGTCCGGTGGCGCGGTAACGGGTTGGGTAAGTTCGCTGCTTGACGCAGTACTGGGCCCGTTGATGGCCTGGCTGCAGTGGGTGGAGCAACTGGCGGCTCCAGTGTCCGTATTAGCGCCAGAGGCATCACCCTTTTTACTGACATTGTTGGCGGCTGTCGTCGTTCTGTTGCTCCGTTTCCCTGACAGGGTTTTTCGCCTGATGACCGTGGCGTTAGTCGGGGCCTGGGCGGTCACGGTGGTGCTGACAAGGCCTGCCGCCATTAACCCGGAGGTGGTGGAGCCGGAAATTCGTGTCTGGGATGTGGGCCAGGGTCTGTCTGTTCTGGTGCGTGTGGGGCGCAAGGCACTGGTTTACGACACAGGGCCGGAAGTACGGGGTGTGTTTTCGGCTGTTGACTCGACACTGCTTCCGAACCTCCGGGCCCTGGGGATTAACAAACTTGATCGTCTGATAATCAGCCACGGTGACAGTGACCATGCCGGTGGCCTGGTACAGTTGGTACAAGCCGTAGATGTGGAGCAGATACAGAGCGGTGAGCCGGAAGTCGTGGCCGGGATTCTGGACGAAGTGCCGGGGAAATCGGTAGGACAGTGTCGATCAGAGCCGTTCGAATGGCATGGGGTGGTGTTCGAATTCTGGCAGTCCCAAGCCGAGCGCACCGGAAACGATGCGTCCTGTGTGGTCCGGATTCACCATCCCGCCAGTGGTTCTGACGTGCTGCTTACCGGGGATATCAGTAAACGGGTAGAGGCAGAGATGCTTGCCCCCGGCGCGGTGCCGTGGTTGCGCAAGGCAGTGGATTTCCGCTTGGTGCTTGCGCCGCACCACGGCAGCAAAACATCGTCCTCTGCACCGTGGATCGATCGTGTCGCGCCCGACTGGGTAATCTACACGGCGGGCTATCGGCATAGATACGGCCACCCCCATCCTGATGTGGTGGCCCGGTACCAGCTGGCGAATGCTCGCCCACTCAACACCGCCTGCTCCGGAGAGATCGTCGTTACCTTGAGTAAGCATGGCCCGAAAATCAGTGAGCTACGCCACACTGTTCCGTTTTGGATCCAGGGGCCGGGGCTGACCCGTGACCAATGTAAAATACCGTGACATTCCGGGTGTGGCCTGAACCGGCAGCTATGCTAAAGTAGCGCGGCTTGTAATTAATCAGGGAGATCAAGCGTGTTCGAGCTGTTGAAAGCCGGTGGCATCCTGATGGTGCCCATTGTTGCCTGTTCCATCCTGGCGCTTGCCATTGTTCTGGAGCGATTCTGGACTCTGCGAGCCTCCAGGGTAGCGCCCCCACAATCGATTAACGAACTCTGGCGCTGGATCAAGAAAAAAGAACTGAATGGGCGCAAGCTCAAGGCGCTTCAGGGCTCCTCACCGCTGGGCCGTATACTCGCTGGCGGGCTGATCAACGCCAAGCACGGCCGGGAGATCATGAAAGAGAGCATCGAGCACGAAGCCAGCCAGGTCATCCATGATCTGGAACGCTTCCTGAACCCCCTCGGTACCATTGCCACTATTACACCGCTGCTGGGTTTGCTGGGCACGGTCATCGGTATGATCAAAGTATTTGCGGAAATTCAGCTGGCGGGCGTGGGTAACGCCGGTAATCTCGCTGGCGGTATTTCGGAGGCGCTGATCACCACGGCTGCGGGCCTGAGCGTCGCTATTCCCGCCCTGATTTGTCATCGCTACTTCATTCGTCGCGTTGATGAGCTGGTCGTTAACATGGAGCAGGAAGCCATCAAGCTGGTGGAAGTGGTTCATGGCGACCGTGAAATCGACGTGGAAGGAGCCTGAACACCGTGAAGTTCAAGCGCCAGAGAAGCCAGGAGGTCGGGGTTGACCTGACGCCACTGATCGATGTGGTGTTCCTGTTGCTGATTTTCTTTATGGTGTCCACCACCTTTACCCGGGAAAGCCACCTGCAGGTGGATTTGCCCGAGGCGAGCGGCGAACCGGTTTCGCCCTCTGAGGTAAGGCAGATCGATGTGGTGATCAATGCTGAGGGCCAGTACATCCTGAACGAGAGGACACTGGTCAATAATCGGCGTGAAACCCTTGAGCGGGGTGTCAGGGAATTAGCTGAGGGAGACAACAGCTTGCCGTTTATCATTACGGCCGATGCCAGAACTCCCCATGAATACGTTGTGCGCGCCATGGATGTGGCCGGCCGCCTGGGGTTTGCGAAACTGAGCATAACCACAGAGCGGGAGGCTGAGAATCCGTGATCGATGCAAGGCCGGAACCTCTGAAGGTACCGCCAACCGGAAGCTGGGCAACCTACAAACGATTGCTCGCCTATGTGAAACCCTTCTGGTTCGCGTTCTCCCTGGCGGTGCTGGGGAACATTATCTATGCCGCGGCCTCCACAGGCATGGCGGCTGCCATGGAGTATGTGATCACCGCCATTGAGAATCCGACGGATCAGAACCGGTTGCTGTTGACGGGCCTGATTGTCGGCATTTTCGCCTTGCGGGGTGTGGGCACCTTTTTCAGTCAATACTTCATCAGTTACGTCGGGCGGCAGGTAATCAATGCCCTCCGCAATGATGTGTTCGATCGCCTGATGACACTGCCGTCGCGGTATTATGATGACAATGCTTCTGGCAGGTTGGTGTCCAAACTTACCTTCAATGTCGAGCAGGTGGCCGAGGCCTCAACCAACGCCATCACCATCACCCTCCGCGAAGGCCTGACCATCGTCGGCTTGCTGGGCTTTATGCTGTATACCAACTGGAAGCTGACCCTGGTGTTCCTGACCGTGGGGCCGGTGATCGGGTTGGTGGTGAATTACGCCAGCAAGCGCTTTCGCCGAATCAGCAAGCGCATTCAGGGGTCGATGGGTGATATCACCCACGTGGCCTCAGAATCCATCTCCGGTTACAGGGTGGTGCGAACCTTTGGGGGGGAAGACTACGAACGTGAACGCTTCCGGGAAGTCAGCGACCAGAACCTCAAACAAAGCCTGAAAATGGCCTCTACTCAGGCCATCAGCGTGCCGGTCATCCAGGTGTTGGTGGCTATCGCCATTGCCGCGCTGGTCTGGACCATGTTGTCTCCGGAAATCCGTGGTGAGATGAGTACCGGCCAGTTAATCGCCTTCATTACCGCGGCGACGACCATGGCCAAGCCCATTCGCCAGGTTACTTCGGTGCACGCCAAGATTCAGAAGGGCGTGGCTGCGGCCTATGACGTGTTTGAAACCATGGACGAGCAGCCAGAGGAAGATCGCGGCGAATACACCCCAGACCGTGTCGAAGGCCATATTGAGTTCGATAAGGTGTGCTTCCGCTATCGTGATCAACTGGATAATGTCCTGGACGGTATTTCAGTGAAGGTGCCGGCCGGGCAGAGTGTGGCACTGGTCGGCCGTTCGGGCAGTGGTAAATCGTCTATGGTCAGCCTGCTACCCCGATTCTATGAGTACACCGAGGGTGATATCCGAATCGATGGCAGGTCTCTCAAGGAGTTCTCGCTCAAGGGTTTGCGTTCCCAGATTGCTCTGGTGAACCAGAACGTGGTGCTGTTCAACGACACCATTGCCGCCAACATCGCCTACGGTGCCTTGCGCAACTGCAGTCGTGAAGAAATCCGGGAAGCCGCCGCCAAGGCTCATGCCCTGGAGTTTATCGACCGGATGCCGGAAGGACTGGATACCATGATCGGGGATAACGGCGTGATGTTGTCTGGCGGCCAGCGCCAGCGCCTGGCCATTGCCCGGGCTTTGCTGAAGAACGCCCCGATCCTGATCCTTGATGAGGCCACGTCGGCACTGGATACAGAGTCGGAACGGCATATTCAGGAAGCCCTTGAGACGGTGATGCAAGGCCGGACGACGCTGGTCATTGCCCACCGCCTGTCCACCATCGAAAAGGCGGACCGGATACTGGTGATGGACAAAGGCCATATTGTCGAATCCGGCACGCATGAGGAATTGCTGGCGGCAGACGGCGCCTATGCCCAGTTGCATCAGATCCAGTTCAGCGAGCATGCATGAGCAGCAGCCGCATTGACCGCTTTTGGTATGGCCAGGGCAAGCCCCTGGCCATCCTCGGTCCATTGGCCTGGCTGTACCGGGTGGTGTCTGAATCGAAACGTCGGAAAGCCTGGCAGGCCCGCAATGAAAGCTTGCCCGTGCCGGTCGTAGTGGTTGGCAATATCACCGCAGGTGGTACCGGCAAATCCCCCCTGACCGCCCGGCTGGTGCAACGCATGAAGCAGGACGGCTGGCATCCGGTTATCCTGAGCCGGGGCTACGGCGGCAAAAGCGATCATTATCCTCTGTTGGTAAAAGACACCACGCCGGCATTGGTCTGCGGTGATGAGCCGCTGATGCTGGCGTTGGCCACGGGGTGCCCGGTGGTGGTCGATCCCGACCGTTGTCGCGGTGGGCACTGGGCCCTGGAGCAGGCACTCGGCGACGTCCTGATCTGTGATGACGGCTTGCAGCATTACCGCTTGCCCAGGGATATTGAACTGGCGGTGTTTGATGCCGGCCGGGGCATTGGTAACGGTGCCCTGATTCCGGTGGGCCCCCTGCGCGAACCGGTAACACGGCTCTCGAGTGTGGATTTTGTGATTCTCAATGGAGAAGTGTTCCCGCCGCCGGGTCAGCAGATCGACGAGTTTGCCGGCGTAGCGCATCCTGAGATCCATGCCATGTCACTGCAGCCGGCGTCGTTGGTCAATCTGAACTCCGGGGAGACTCTGGCGCCCTCAGCACTCGGGGGGCGGTCAGTGCGTGCGGTTGCCGGAATAGGCAACCCGGGACGTTTCTTTGACACACTGAGGAGCCTGGGAGCACAGGTCACCGAAGCGGCTTTTCCCGATCATCACCGTTTCCGCCCGGAAGACCTTGGCTCCAGTGCGGGTGAGTGGCTGGTCATGACCGCGAAAGATGCGGTCAAATGCCGGGGCTTTGCACCCGACAACGCCTGGGTATTGACGGTGGATGCCTGTCTGTCGGAACCTTTTGAACATCGCTTTCTGGAACGGCTCAGGGCATGCTCTGGGCAGTTGCATCAACAAAATACTGAGAGAACCAACCATGGATAAGAAACTGTTGGCCATGCTTGCCTGCCCGGTGTGCAAGGGTGAACTCAAGCTCAACGATGCCCGTACCGAGCTGATCTGTTACCAGGACGCCATGGCGTTTCCGATTCGTGAGGGTATCCCTGTCATGTTAGCCGTAGAGGCCCGTACCCTGAGTACCGACGAACGGCTTGATAAGCACTGACACACCCGCCAGCAGGACGCATCAGTATGTCATTTACCGTTGTCATCCCCGCCCGCTACGCCTCCAGCCGGTTACCCGGTAAACCTCTGGCCATGATTGCCGGTAAACCGATGATCCAGCACGTATGTGAACGCGCCCAGGAAAGTCGGGCGAGCAGGGTCGTGGTTGCCACCGACGACCAGCGCATTGAGGCATCGTGCCAGGCATTCGGTGCCGAGGTGGTCATGACGTCACCACACCACGCCAGTGGCACGGACCGGCTTGAGG
The window above is part of the Marinobacter sp. THAF197a genome. Proteins encoded here:
- a CDS encoding ABC transporter ATP-binding protein — translated: MSEVEMTTSKPLVIDCRQVTRTYDQGPETLTIFSDISLEVSAGETVAIVGSSGAGKTTLLNLLGGLDRPSSGQIHICGEDIHRLSEAGRARFRNGHLGFVYQFHHLLPEFTALENVMMPCALGGQSLAVARQKAEKLLDRVGLGKRLKHKPSELSGGERQRVAIARALVNEPQCVLMDEPTGNLDEHTGEGIRALIEDLREQSGIAFVMVTHDMRMARSLGRVLRLEQGRLVQEA
- a CDS encoding DUF2062 domain-containing protein, which translates into the protein MPKKFMKRYLPSPEKVQSIESLRFLGDILHEPNLWHINRHSVSRAFLIGLFLSFIPMPFQMAAAAGMAIWINANLPLSVALVWISNPLTMPPIFYFNYKVGAWILDRPVLAFEFQLSWSWLSSRLMEIGVPLYVGSIVVATAAGCSAYLIIQYLWRRKIRTDWQVRRFSRKARKKARNQAS
- a CDS encoding DNA internalization-related competence protein ComEC/Rec2, producing MSGLFHTHQTPEHSVVGAPGIVAFSCGVILLYQLTLLPPPWWLFLVGLLMVSASLLIRQGTMRRLVRLLALLVLGLAWAGWHSEARLAERLPADMEGKRLELSGYVCELPQAGSFSSLRFSVCVVSWHSEGQQGATPVLPRRVRLSWYGRNDQALPGHRLRLEVVLKRPHGNLNPEGFRYEDWLFRKGYRATGSVRAVALDQDLHCGWHCRYHAWHQTVAEQVHRHFSDAGEYPLIASLLIGHRGYLTDRHWQTLRATGTIHLVAISGLHLGLVAVGAGLVARRFTLSVPAHWLDERRRRIAGFALVILCCLFYALVAGFTVPTRRALIMVLVGGWYLLLAREASVWRPFCSALFLVLLLDPFAPLDQGFWLSFGAVAVLLAVFSGRLAGPGWLKGLVLAQLAVFAGLWPLLSGLGQSQPLAGLVANLVAIPWVSLVVMPVLFAGALLVLVSGGAVTGWVSSLLDAVLGPLMAWLQWVEQLAAPVSVLAPEASPFLLTLLAAVVVLLLRFPDRVFRLMTVALVGAWAVTVVLTRPAAINPEVVEPEIRVWDVGQGLSVLVRVGRKALVYDTGPEVRGVFSAVDSTLLPNLRALGINKLDRLIISHGDSDHAGGLVQLVQAVDVEQIQSGEPEVVAGILDEVPGKSVGQCRSEPFEWHGVVFEFWQSQAERTGNDASCVVRIHHPASGSDVLLTGDISKRVEAEMLAPGAVPWLRKAVDFRLVLAPHHGSKTSSSAPWIDRVAPDWVIYTAGYRHRYGHPHPDVVARYQLANARPLNTACSGEIVVTLSKHGPKISELRHTVPFWIQGPGLTRDQCKIP
- a CDS encoding MotA/TolQ/ExbB proton channel family protein, which produces MFELLKAGGILMVPIVACSILALAIVLERFWTLRASRVAPPQSINELWRWIKKKELNGRKLKALQGSSPLGRILAGGLINAKHGREIMKESIEHEASQVIHDLERFLNPLGTIATITPLLGLLGTVIGMIKVFAEIQLAGVGNAGNLAGGISEALITTAAGLSVAIPALICHRYFIRRVDELVVNMEQEAIKLVEVVHGDREIDVEGA
- a CDS encoding ExbD/TolR family protein — protein: MKFKRQRSQEVGVDLTPLIDVVFLLLIFFMVSTTFTRESHLQVDLPEASGEPVSPSEVRQIDVVINAEGQYILNERTLVNNRRETLERGVRELAEGDNSLPFIITADARTPHEYVVRAMDVAGRLGFAKLSITTEREAENP
- the msbA gene encoding lipid A export permease/ATP-binding protein MsbA, whose product is MIDARPEPLKVPPTGSWATYKRLLAYVKPFWFAFSLAVLGNIIYAAASTGMAAAMEYVITAIENPTDQNRLLLTGLIVGIFALRGVGTFFSQYFISYVGRQVINALRNDVFDRLMTLPSRYYDDNASGRLVSKLTFNVEQVAEASTNAITITLREGLTIVGLLGFMLYTNWKLTLVFLTVGPVIGLVVNYASKRFRRISKRIQGSMGDITHVASESISGYRVVRTFGGEDYERERFREVSDQNLKQSLKMASTQAISVPVIQVLVAIAIAALVWTMLSPEIRGEMSTGQLIAFITAATTMAKPIRQVTSVHAKIQKGVAAAYDVFETMDEQPEEDRGEYTPDRVEGHIEFDKVCFRYRDQLDNVLDGISVKVPAGQSVALVGRSGSGKSSMVSLLPRFYEYTEGDIRIDGRSLKEFSLKGLRSQIALVNQNVVLFNDTIAANIAYGALRNCSREEIREAAAKAHALEFIDRMPEGLDTMIGDNGVMLSGGQRQRLAIARALLKNAPILILDEATSALDTESERHIQEALETVMQGRTTLVIAHRLSTIEKADRILVMDKGHIVESGTHEELLAADGAYAQLHQIQFSEHA
- the lpxK gene encoding tetraacyldisaccharide 4'-kinase, whose translation is MSSSRIDRFWYGQGKPLAILGPLAWLYRVVSESKRRKAWQARNESLPVPVVVVGNITAGGTGKSPLTARLVQRMKQDGWHPVILSRGYGGKSDHYPLLVKDTTPALVCGDEPLMLALATGCPVVVDPDRCRGGHWALEQALGDVLICDDGLQHYRLPRDIELAVFDAGRGIGNGALIPVGPLREPVTRLSSVDFVILNGEVFPPPGQQIDEFAGVAHPEIHAMSLQPASLVNLNSGETLAPSALGGRSVRAVAGIGNPGRFFDTLRSLGAQVTEAAFPDHHRFRPEDLGSSAGEWLVMTAKDAVKCRGFAPDNAWVLTVDACLSEPFEHRFLERLRACSGQLHQQNTERTNHG
- a CDS encoding Trm112 family protein, which gives rise to MDKKLLAMLACPVCKGELKLNDARTELICYQDAMAFPIREGIPVMLAVEARTLSTDERLDKH